The Synergistaceae bacterium genome contains the following window.
ATAAGGCTGACTCAAGTCCCATTTATGTTTACTGGCGAACAATTTTAATTTTTCGATAACATGAGGTTTTGACTTCCATGGAATAATTGCGCCTTCTAAGACTGAACGAGTCGGATCAATTGCGAGTTCACGCGAAAAATGTTCATGACTTCCGAGTCCGCCGCAATCGGGACAAGCTCCGACGGGATTATTGAACGAGAACAAACGCGGCTCAATTTCTGGAATGCTCGTCTCACAATCAGGACATGAATAATTTTCTGTCATAGTATATTCTTGCTTGCCTTCAGGTGAGATTAATACATAACCGTTTGAAAGTTTTAGAGCTGACTCAATTGATTCGGCGAGTCTCGTGCGTCTGTCTTGAGAAATCTTCAATCTATCTATTACTATTTCTATATAGTGGCGTTTATTCTTGTCCAGTAAAATTTCTTCTTCCAAGAAAAAAATATTTCCGTCAACCCTTGCGCGAGTATAGCCCTGTGCTCTGACCTGATTAAATAAATTCTTGAATTCCCCTTTTTTGTTGCGGATTAACGGTGAAAGAATCTCAACGCGCGAGTCATTCTCCTGACTCAAAATATAGTCAATAATCTCATCAATTGAATGTCTCTGAACAGGTTTGCCGCATTTAGGGCAATGAGGAATCCCGATTCTTCCAAATAACAGCCTGAAATAGTCATAAATTTCTGTAACAGTCCCGACCGTTGAGCGCGGATTATGGCCTGTGCCTTTCTGTTCGATTGATATAGCAGGAGACAGCCCCGAAATTTCGTCGACATCGGGTTTTTTCTGGACACCTAAGAATTGCCGGGCATATGCAGATAAAGACTCAACATAACGCCGCTGACCTTCAGCATATAACGTATCAAATGCAAGTGAAGATTTCCCCGAACCTGAAGGCCCGGTTATTACAATTAATTCGCCTCGCGGAATGTCTATATTTATATTCTTGAGATTGTGCTCCCGTGCGCCCCTGATTGAAATTTTTCCGTTCAAAAAATTACTGCCCTCCGTGAAAAAAGTTATTTATCAAGCAAGCAAATTATATAATATAAACGTGATAAAATTTTCGTGTAAGAATTCCCAGTAAGCAAATTAAAATCTTTCTTGAGTCATGGCAAAAAGCTAATTTTTACTAATACATTTACTAATACAAAAAGTTGCAAATTTCTTAGTTATAGCAAGATATTACGCAGGAAAATTTTTTGTTATCATGAAAATTTTTTAACAGCAATAAATTTATATGACTCGCGCAAAATTTTTTAATTGTGATAAAGTATTCGCAAAATTTTTTATTGAAGGAGTAATATTTTTATCGTGAAGAAAATTTTTTTATCGCTGCTGATATTTATTATTGCAATTTCTGCGGCAAATTCTGAAGAGTTACGAGTCATTCCCTACCCTGAGGGACTCGACACTAAGAGCGAGGGTGCTTCTTCTGCTCCCGGTGAAATAAATCACAAGTTTTCTATTTATTTTGACACTCTGACAGATTATTTTGTGCTCGAGTCATCACCTAACCGCGTAATTCTCTCAAATTATCCCACTTATCAGCAATCACGTGAACACACTTGCGGCCCGGCTGCTGTCTTGACTGTTTTGTACTGGTACAGCGTGAAGGATTATACAGAAATGGATTTAGCACGCGAAATGAACACAAAGCCCTACCCGGTCGGCACAAATCCTAGCGATATTATAAAATTTTTCAATAATATGGGCTGGGAAGTTGAAAGCAGCTTGACTCGTTCAAAGTTTGAGAGTTATGACGACTTCAAAAATTTTGCGATCTCGACTCTAAAATCTAACACGCCTATTTTAATAGACAATATAGAATGGGGCGGACATTGGCGGGTAATAATAGGCTACGACACAATGGGAACGGAGTCGACTCTTGACGATGTATTAATTCTTGAAGATCCCTACGACACAT
Protein-coding sequences here:
- a CDS encoding C39 family peptidase codes for the protein MKKIFLSLLIFIIAISAANSEELRVIPYPEGLDTKSEGASSAPGEINHKFSIYFDTLTDYFVLESSPNRVILSNYPTYQQSREHTCGPAAVLTVLYWYSVKDYTEMDLAREMNTKPYPVGTNPSDIIKFFNNMGWEVESSLTRSKFESYDDFKNFAISTLKSNTPILIDNIEWGGHWRVIIGYDTMGTESTLDDVLILEDPYDTCDHKQDGYTVNNGEKFFSMWFAHSNTPENEREQPFIIARPKK